In one window of Candidatus Angelobacter sp. DNA:
- a CDS encoding succinate dehydrogenase cytochrome b subunit, giving the protein MNIGANLFKSSLGKKFLMAVSGGALFLFVVGHLLGNLQIFLGPEAINRYGDFLQSNKEILWPARIVLLGMVGLHIWSAVKLSAENKMARPVGYAGDPSPVAASYASRTMLMSGLIIAAFVIYHLLHFTAQVKSLNLTGQDFVALRDGKGRHDVFAMMVTGFSNPLVSTFYLVAMALLCLHLSHGVGAMFQSVGWKNAAYGPLIDRLARVSAWLIFLGYASIPIAILLGYGKEALK; this is encoded by the coding sequence ATGAATATCGGCGCAAACCTGTTCAAATCTTCGCTTGGCAAGAAATTTCTCATGGCGGTGAGCGGCGGCGCCCTTTTTTTATTCGTTGTCGGACACCTGTTGGGCAATTTACAGATTTTTCTCGGACCGGAGGCGATCAATCGTTACGGCGATTTCCTGCAATCCAACAAGGAGATTCTCTGGCCGGCGCGCATCGTCCTGCTCGGCATGGTCGGCCTGCACATCTGGTCGGCGGTCAAACTTTCGGCGGAGAACAAAATGGCGCGGCCGGTCGGCTACGCGGGCGACCCGTCGCCAGTCGCCGCCAGTTACGCCTCGCGCACCATGCTGATGAGCGGTTTGATCATTGCCGCGTTCGTCATCTACCACCTGCTTCATTTCACGGCGCAGGTGAAGTCCCTCAATTTGACCGGCCAGGATTTTGTGGCGCTGCGCGACGGGAAGGGGCGGCATGATGTTTTCGCGATGATGGTGACCGGCTTTTCAAACCCGCTTGTGTCGACCTTTTATCTTGTTGCAATGGCGCTGCTCTGCCTGCACCTCAGCCACGGCGTGGGCGCGATGTTCCAGTCGGTCGGCTGGAAGAACGCCGCCTACGGGCCGCTCATCGATCGACTGGCCAGGGTGTCCGCCTGGTTGATTTTTCTCGGTTATGCCTCCATCCCCATCGCGATCCTGCTCGGGTACGGAAAGGAGGCTTTGAAGTAA